The Humulus lupulus chromosome 3, drHumLupu1.1, whole genome shotgun sequence genome window below encodes:
- the LOC133822948 gene encoding protein SPIRAL1-like 1: MGRGVSSGGGQSSLGYLFGSGEAPSPNKPATNNAPAAPSEAPAVTSVPAAKPAPAPQPPVDVAKQIPAGIHSTSTNNYMRADGQNTGNFITDRPSTKVHAAPGGGSSLGYLFGDGGGGGN; the protein is encoded by the exons ATGGGTCGTGGAGTTAGCAGTGGTGGTGGCCAAAGTTCGTTGGGTTATCTTTTTGGAAGTGGAGAGGCTCCCAGTCCCAACAAACCAGCCACAAACAATGCTCCAGCTGCACCAAGTGAAGCACCAGCTGTGACTAGTGTGCCTGCTGCCAAACCTGCTCCTGCTCCTCAACCTCCTGTGGATGTTGCTAAGCAGATTCCGGCTGGTATTCACAGCACATCTACCAACAACTACATGCGGGCTGATGGCCAGAACACTGGCAACTTTATCACG GATCGACCCTCAACTAAGGTCCACGCTGCCCCTGGCGGTGGATCTTCACTGGGTTACCTCTTTGGTgacggtggtggtggtggtaacTAA